In Meleagris gallopavo isolate NT-WF06-2002-E0010 breed Aviagen turkey brand Nicholas breeding stock chromosome 2, Turkey_5.1, whole genome shotgun sequence, the following are encoded in one genomic region:
- the PPP2R5D gene encoding serine/threonine-protein phosphatase 2A 56 kDa regulatory subunit delta isoform: MPSVGEESPKSAKSTTKPGGGSGKDGGAENSEEAPQPQQQPQQQQQQTTSNKRPSNSAPPPTQLNKIKYSGGPQIVKKERRHSSSRFNLSKNRELQKLPALKDAPPHEREELFIQKLRQCCVLFDFISDPLSDLKFKEVKRAGLNEMVEYITHNRDVVTEAIYPEAVIMFSVNLFRTLPPSSNPTGAEFDPEEDEPTLEAAWPHLQLVYEFFLRFLESPDFQPNIAKKYIDQKFVLSLLDLFDSEDPRERDFLKTILHRIYGKFLGLRAYVRRQINNIFYRFIYETEHHNGIAELLEILGSIINGFALPLKEEHKMFLIRVLLPLHKVKSLSVYHPQLAYCVVQFLEKDSSLTEPVIVGLLKFWPKTHSPKEVMFLNELEEILDVIEPSEFVKVMEPLFRQLAKCVSSPHFQVAERALYYWNNEYIMSLISDNAAKILPIMFPALYKNSKSHWNKTIHGLIYNALKLFMEMNQKLFDDCTQQYKAEKQKGRFRMKEREEMWQKIEELARLNPQYPMYYAPPSLPLVCCMETETPTAEDIQLLKKTVETEAVQMLKDIKKEKVLLRRKSELPQDVYTIKALEAHKRAEEFLTSNQEAL, translated from the exons GCCCCGCAGCCACAacagcagcctcagcagcagcaacaacaaacaacttCGAATAAACGCCCCAGTAACAGCGCTCCCCCACCAACCCAGCTAAATAAGATCAAGTACTCAGGGGGACCCCAGATTGTGAAGAAGGAGCGTCGACACAGCTCTTCTCGCTTCAATCTGAGCAAAAACCGGGAACTGCAAAAGCTTCCAGCCCTTAAAG ATGCTCCTCCACATGAGCGAGAAGAGCTTTTCATCCAAAAGCTGcggcagtgctgtgtgctttttGACTTCATCTCTGACCCCCTCAGTGACCTGAAATTCAAGGAGGTGAAGCGAGCAGGTCTCAACGAAATGGTGGAATACATCACACACAACCGTGATGTTGTCACTGAGGCCATCTATCCTGAAGCTGTTATTATG TTTTCAGTGAACCTCTTCCGGACACTTCCGCCATCATCCAATCCCACAGGAGCAGAGTTTGACCCTGAGGAAGATGAGCCTACATTAGAGGCTGCCTGGCCACACCTACAG ctggtgTACGAGTTCTTCCTCAGGTTCTTGGAGTCACCTGATTTTCAACCAAATATAGCGAAGAAATACATTGACCAGAAGTTTGTACTGTCT CTGCTGGATCTCTTTGACAGTGAAGACCCCAGAGAACGTGACTTCCTAAAGACTATTCTGCACAGGATCTATGGGAAGTTCCTGGGTCTGCGAGCGTATGTGAGACGGCAGATCAACAATATATTTTACAG gtTCATCTATGAAACAGAGCATCACAATGGgattgcagagctgctggagatcCTAGGAAG cataATCAATGGGTTTGCTCTACCTCTGAAGGAAGAGCACAAAATGTTCCTCATCAGGGTCTTGTTACCACTGCACAAAGTGAAATCTCTCAGCGTCTACCACCCACAG TTGGCATACTGTGTTGTACAGTTCTTGGAGAAAGACAGCAGTTTGACAGAGCCG GTGATTGTGGGCTTGCTGAAGTTCTGGCCGAAAACACACAGTCCCAAGGAGgtgatgtttttaaatgagCTGGAAGAGATCCTGGATGTGATTGAGCCATCTGAATTTGTGAAAGTTATGGAGCCCTTGTTCAGGCAGTTGGCCAAGTGCGTCTCCAGCCCACACTTCCAG GTGGCAGAGCGAGCACTGTACTATTGGAACAACGAATATATCATGAGCCTGATCAGCGATAACGCAGCCAAAATTCTCCCGATCATGTTTCCAGCGCTCTACAAGAACTCCAAGAGTCACTGGAACAA GACGATCCATGGACTGATCTACAATGCACTAAAGCTGTTCATGGAGATGAACCAAAAGCTTTTTGATGACTGCACACAGCAATACAAGGCAGAGAAGCAGAA ggGGAGGTTCAGGATGAAGGAACGAGAAGAAATGTGGCAGAAAATAGAGGAGCTGGCCCGGCTGAACCCTCAG TATCCCATGTATTATGCACCTCCATCATTGCCTCTGGTCTGCTGTATGGAAACGGAGACCCCGACTGCAGAGGATATTCAGctactgaagaaaacagtggagaCAGAGGCTGTGCAG ATGCTGAAAGACATTAAGAAGGAGAAGGTTTTGCTGCGCCGGAAATCTGAGCTTCCTCAGGACGTCTACACTATAAAAGCCCTGGAGGCCCACAAGAGAGCAGAAGAGTTTCTCACCTCAAACCAGGAGGCTCTCTGA